A window of the Candidatus Latescibacterota bacterium genome harbors these coding sequences:
- a CDS encoding PTS sugar transporter subunit IIA — translation MRISKQIRKSAVLLDMKAADKQEALAEMVDLLCDAYKLKEKDTILDAIREREKKQSTGIGVGLAVPHAKTPAVGKLFTAFGLSRKGIDFESIDGEDANLFFILVSPRDVSGPHIKALAGISRLIKHEEVRNSLLECRSEKEFMELISKAEEKFL, via the coding sequence ATGAGGATATCAAAACAAATCAGAAAATCGGCTGTCCTGCTCGATATGAAGGCCGCCGACAAACAGGAGGCCCTTGCCGAGATGGTCGACCTTCTCTGCGACGCGTACAAGCTCAAGGAAAAGGATACGATCCTCGACGCGATCAGGGAGAGAGAAAAGAAGCAGAGTACCGGCATCGGAGTGGGACTCGCCGTACCTCATGCCAAGACACCGGCAGTCGGAAAGTTGTTTACCGCTTTTGGGCTGTCACGTAAGGGAATCGATTTTGAGTCGATCGACGGAGAAGACGCCAACCTCTTTTTCATCCTTGTATCGCCACGCGATGTATCGGGTCCCCATATCAAAGCGCTTGCCGGGATATCCCGCCTGATAAAACATGAGGAAGTCCGGAACTCTCTGCTCGAATGCAGAAGTGAAAAGGAATTCATGGAATTGATATCAAAAGCCGAGGAAAAATTTCTGTAG